GAAATGGTGTCCATGGACCCCTCCTATGCCAAGCGGCGGCCCTCACAACTCTCCGGCGGGCAGCAGCAACGCGTGGCCTTGGCGCGTGCCCTGGCCCGGCAACCGGAGCTGATGCTACTGGATGAGCCCTTCAGCGCCCTGGACGCAGGGTTGCGGGTGGCTACGCGCCGGGCCGTGTCCGAAACCTTGCGCGAGGCCGGTGTGACCACCATCTTGGTGACCCACGATCAGGGCGAGGCGCTCAGCTTTGCGGACCAGGTCGCCGTCATGCGTGACGGCACACTGGCCCAAATTGGCAGCCCGTTCGTGGTGTACACCCGGCCCGCCGACAGGGCCACGGCGGAGTTTTTGGGTGACGCGGTGATCCTGGAAGCGTGGATGGAAGGCTCACTGGCGCTGTGTTCACTCGGCGGGATTCCGGTGCGCCGCCCTTCAGCCCAGGGCAGGGTGCACCTGATGCTGCGCCCGGAACAAATCCGCATCGCCGAGGGCGGGAACATTCGCGGGCGCGTGGTGGACACCGACTACTTTGGCCCGGAAACAACCGTCCGGATTGCCCTGGCGCCCATCGCTGTGGACCCTTCCAAACCCGTGGATCCGCACCAACCCGTTGGCGGGGAAGTCATTAGCATCAGGCATTGGAATGCCATGCTGGCCCGGCCCGGAACCGACCTGTCGCTAAAGGTTGTGGGGGAGGGCGTCGTCTTCCCCTGGCAGGACTAGGGTGAGCGGATCCGCCGTCGAGCATTGATCTCGACGTAGGCCGTGACCAGGACCCACAACCCAACCGCCAGCCCAAGGACGACGGCGGCGGGTTGGGTTGCACCGAGGGGCACCAGTCCCAG
This region of Arthrobacter alpinus genomic DNA includes:
- a CDS encoding ABC transporter ATP-binding protein → MRVTGVRKSFGGTEVLKGVDLTVAQGRTTAIVGASGSGKTTLLRLIAGFEAPDDGSVSLDGVTVAGPQTWVPAHKRSVGYVAQDGALFPHLSVGQNIEFGLPVRGRAAASRVAELLEMVSMDPSYAKRRPSQLSGGQQQRVALARALARQPELMLLDEPFSALDAGLRVATRRAVSETLREAGVTTILVTHDQGEALSFADQVAVMRDGTLAQIGSPFVVYTRPADRATAEFLGDAVILEAWMEGSLALCSLGGIPVRRPSAQGRVHLMLRPEQIRIAEGGNIRGRVVDTDYFGPETTVRIALAPIAVDPSKPVDPHQPVGGEVISIRHWNAMLARPGTDLSLKVVGEGVVFPWQD